A single genomic interval of Aythya fuligula isolate bAytFul2 chromosome 28, bAytFul2.pri, whole genome shotgun sequence harbors:
- the SHC1 gene encoding SHC-transforming protein 1 isoform X3, producing the protein MEYVDMNKLSCGKKTRVEGGQLGGDEWTRHGSFVNKPTRGWLHPDDKVMGPGVSYHVRYMGCVEVLQSMRALDFNTRTQVTREAIGLVCEAVPGAKGAVRRRKPCGRSLNSILGKSNLKFAGMPITLTISTSSLNLMASDCKQIIANHHMQSISFASGGDPDTAEYVAYVAKDPVNQRACHILECPEGLAQDVISTIGQAFELRFKQYLKNPPKLVTPHDRMAGFDGSAWDEEEEEPAPDHQYYNDFPGKEPPIGGVVDMRLREGAAQTPNHLGATLPVGQTSGGEYDPRKQHAPAQAGREKYPAAAGVAGRTDLFDDPSYVNVQNVDKARQASAAGAPTTANGSAQRDLFDMKPFEDALRVPPAVPVSLPPAQVVASMEEQLRREPWYHGKMNRKEAEKLLKVNGDFLVRESTTTPGQYVLTGLQGGQPKHLLLVDPEGVVRTKDHRFESVSHLISYHMDNHLPIISAGSEMCLQQPVERRL; encoded by the exons ATGGAGTACGTG GATATGAACAAGCTGAGCTGCGGGAAGAAGACGCGGGTGGAAGGCGGCCAGCTGGGCGGCGATGAATGGACGCGCCACGGCAGCTTTGTCAATAAGCCCACGCGCGGCTGGCTGCACCCGGACGACAAGGTCATGGGCCCGGGGGTCTCCTACCACGTCAGG TACATGGGCTGCGTGGAAGTCCTGCAGTCCATGAGGGCTTTGGATTTCAACACCAGGACCCAGGTCACCAG GGAGGCGATCGGCCTGGTGTGCGAGGCTGTGCCCGGTGCCAAGGGAGCCGTGCggaggaggaag ccctgcggcCGCTCCCTGAACTCCATCCTGGGGAAAAGCAACCTGAAGTTCGCCGGCATGCCCATCACCCTGACCATCTCCACCAGCAGCCTCAACCTCATGGCCTCCGACTGCAAGCAG ATCATTGCCAACCACCACATGCAGTCCATCTCCTTCGCTTCGGGGGGAGACCCG GACACCGCTGAGTACGTCGCCTACGTTGCCAAAGATCCCGTCAACCAGAGAG CCTGCCATATCCTGGAGTGCCCGGAGGGCTTGGCGCAGGACGTGATCAGCACCATCGGGCAGGCCTTCGAGCTGCGCTTCAAGCAGTACCTGAAGAACCCCCCGAAGCTGGTGACGCCCCACGACAG gaTGGCGGGGTTCGACGGCTCTGCctgggatgaggaggaggaggaaccaGCCCCAGACCACCAGTACTACAACGACTTCCCTGGCAAGGAGCCTCCCATCGGGGGGGTCGTGGACATGCGGCTGCGCGAGGGGGCTGCACAGACCCCCAACCACCTGGGGGCCACGCTG CCCGTCGGCCAGACCTCTGGTGGGGAGTACGACCCGCGGAAGCAGCACGCTCCTGCCCAGG cagggagagagaaatacCCGGCTGCAGCAGGCGTGGCGGGCCGCACCGACCTGTTCGATGACCCGTCCTACGTCAACGTGCAGAACGTGGACAAGGCACGCCAGGCATCCGCTGCCGGCGCCCCCACAACGGCCAACGGCAGCGCCCAGCGGGACCTTTTCGACATGA AGCCCTTCGAGGACGCCCTGCGCGTGCCCCCCGCCGTGCCCGTGAGCCTGCCGCCGGCCCAGGTGGTGGCCTCCATGGAGGAGCAGCTGCGCCGGGAGCCCTGGTACCACGGGAAGATGAACCGCAAGGAGGCCGAGAAGCTGCTGAAGGTGAACGGAGACTTCCTGGTGCGGGAGAGCACCACCACCCCCGGCCAGTACGTGCTGACCGGCCTGCAGGGCGGGCAGCCCAAGCACCTGCTGCTCGTTGATCCTGAAGGAGTG GTGCGGACAAAAGACCATCGCTTCGAGAGCGTCAGCCACCTCATCAGCTACCACATGGACAATCACCTGCCCATCATCTCGGCTGGCAGCGAgatgtgcctgcagcagcctgtggaaaGGAGACTGTGA
- the SHC1 gene encoding SHC-transforming protein 1 isoform X4, which translates to MEYVDMNKLSCGKKTRVEGGQLGGDEWTRHGSFVNKPTRGWLHPDDKVMGPGVSYHVRYMGCVEVLQSMRALDFNTRTQVTREAIGLVCEAVPGAKGAVRRRKPCGRSLNSILGKSNLKFAGMPITLTISTSSLNLMASDCKQIIANHHMQSISFASGGDPDTAEYVAYVAKDPVNQRACHILECPEGLAQDVISTIGQAFELRFKQYLKNPPKLVTPHDRMAGFDGSAWDEEEEEPAPDHQYYNDFPGKEPPIGGVVDMRLREGAAQTPNHLGATLPVGQTSGGEYDPRKQHAPAQGREKYPAAAGVAGRTDLFDDPSYVNVQNVDKARQASAAGAPTTANGSAQRDLFDMKPFEDALRVPPAVPVSLPPAQVVASMEEQLRREPWYHGKMNRKEAEKLLKVNGDFLVRESTTTPGQYVLTGLQGGQPKHLLLVDPEGVVRTKDHRFESVSHLISYHMDNHLPIISAGSEMCLQQPVERRL; encoded by the exons ATGGAGTACGTG GATATGAACAAGCTGAGCTGCGGGAAGAAGACGCGGGTGGAAGGCGGCCAGCTGGGCGGCGATGAATGGACGCGCCACGGCAGCTTTGTCAATAAGCCCACGCGCGGCTGGCTGCACCCGGACGACAAGGTCATGGGCCCGGGGGTCTCCTACCACGTCAGG TACATGGGCTGCGTGGAAGTCCTGCAGTCCATGAGGGCTTTGGATTTCAACACCAGGACCCAGGTCACCAG GGAGGCGATCGGCCTGGTGTGCGAGGCTGTGCCCGGTGCCAAGGGAGCCGTGCggaggaggaag ccctgcggcCGCTCCCTGAACTCCATCCTGGGGAAAAGCAACCTGAAGTTCGCCGGCATGCCCATCACCCTGACCATCTCCACCAGCAGCCTCAACCTCATGGCCTCCGACTGCAAGCAG ATCATTGCCAACCACCACATGCAGTCCATCTCCTTCGCTTCGGGGGGAGACCCG GACACCGCTGAGTACGTCGCCTACGTTGCCAAAGATCCCGTCAACCAGAGAG CCTGCCATATCCTGGAGTGCCCGGAGGGCTTGGCGCAGGACGTGATCAGCACCATCGGGCAGGCCTTCGAGCTGCGCTTCAAGCAGTACCTGAAGAACCCCCCGAAGCTGGTGACGCCCCACGACAG gaTGGCGGGGTTCGACGGCTCTGCctgggatgaggaggaggaggaaccaGCCCCAGACCACCAGTACTACAACGACTTCCCTGGCAAGGAGCCTCCCATCGGGGGGGTCGTGGACATGCGGCTGCGCGAGGGGGCTGCACAGACCCCCAACCACCTGGGGGCCACGCTG CCCGTCGGCCAGACCTCTGGTGGGGAGTACGACCCGCGGAAGCAGCACGCTCCTGCCCAGG ggagagagaaatacCCGGCTGCAGCAGGCGTGGCGGGCCGCACCGACCTGTTCGATGACCCGTCCTACGTCAACGTGCAGAACGTGGACAAGGCACGCCAGGCATCCGCTGCCGGCGCCCCCACAACGGCCAACGGCAGCGCCCAGCGGGACCTTTTCGACATGA AGCCCTTCGAGGACGCCCTGCGCGTGCCCCCCGCCGTGCCCGTGAGCCTGCCGCCGGCCCAGGTGGTGGCCTCCATGGAGGAGCAGCTGCGCCGGGAGCCCTGGTACCACGGGAAGATGAACCGCAAGGAGGCCGAGAAGCTGCTGAAGGTGAACGGAGACTTCCTGGTGCGGGAGAGCACCACCACCCCCGGCCAGTACGTGCTGACCGGCCTGCAGGGCGGGCAGCCCAAGCACCTGCTGCTCGTTGATCCTGAAGGAGTG GTGCGGACAAAAGACCATCGCTTCGAGAGCGTCAGCCACCTCATCAGCTACCACATGGACAATCACCTGCCCATCATCTCGGCTGGCAGCGAgatgtgcctgcagcagcctgtggaaaGGAGACTGTGA
- the SHC1 gene encoding SHC-transforming protein 1 isoform X2, with protein sequence MEYVEDGGRGGLHRRCFPTEGVSGPPCAAEDMNKLSCGKKTRVEGGQLGGDEWTRHGSFVNKPTRGWLHPDDKVMGPGVSYHVRYMGCVEVLQSMRALDFNTRTQVTREAIGLVCEAVPGAKGAVRRRKPCGRSLNSILGKSNLKFAGMPITLTISTSSLNLMASDCKQIIANHHMQSISFASGGDPDTAEYVAYVAKDPVNQRACHILECPEGLAQDVISTIGQAFELRFKQYLKNPPKLVTPHDRMAGFDGSAWDEEEEEPAPDHQYYNDFPGKEPPIGGVVDMRLREGAAQTPNHLGATLPVGQTSGGEYDPRKQHAPAQAGREKYPAAAGVAGRTDLFDDPSYVNVQNVDKARQASAAGAPTTANGSAQRDLFDMKPFEDALRVPPAVPVSLPPAQVVASMEEQLRREPWYHGKMNRKEAEKLLKVNGDFLVRESTTTPGQYVLTGLQGGQPKHLLLVDPEGVVRTKDHRFESVSHLISYHMDNHLPIISAGSEMCLQQPVERRL encoded by the exons ATGGAGTACGTG GAGGACGGGGGACGGGGAGGGCTCCACCGCCGCTGCTTTCCGACCGAGGGGGTCTCCGGCCCGCCCTGCGCCGCTGAG GATATGAACAAGCTGAGCTGCGGGAAGAAGACGCGGGTGGAAGGCGGCCAGCTGGGCGGCGATGAATGGACGCGCCACGGCAGCTTTGTCAATAAGCCCACGCGCGGCTGGCTGCACCCGGACGACAAGGTCATGGGCCCGGGGGTCTCCTACCACGTCAGG TACATGGGCTGCGTGGAAGTCCTGCAGTCCATGAGGGCTTTGGATTTCAACACCAGGACCCAGGTCACCAG GGAGGCGATCGGCCTGGTGTGCGAGGCTGTGCCCGGTGCCAAGGGAGCCGTGCggaggaggaag ccctgcggcCGCTCCCTGAACTCCATCCTGGGGAAAAGCAACCTGAAGTTCGCCGGCATGCCCATCACCCTGACCATCTCCACCAGCAGCCTCAACCTCATGGCCTCCGACTGCAAGCAG ATCATTGCCAACCACCACATGCAGTCCATCTCCTTCGCTTCGGGGGGAGACCCG GACACCGCTGAGTACGTCGCCTACGTTGCCAAAGATCCCGTCAACCAGAGAG CCTGCCATATCCTGGAGTGCCCGGAGGGCTTGGCGCAGGACGTGATCAGCACCATCGGGCAGGCCTTCGAGCTGCGCTTCAAGCAGTACCTGAAGAACCCCCCGAAGCTGGTGACGCCCCACGACAG gaTGGCGGGGTTCGACGGCTCTGCctgggatgaggaggaggaggaaccaGCCCCAGACCACCAGTACTACAACGACTTCCCTGGCAAGGAGCCTCCCATCGGGGGGGTCGTGGACATGCGGCTGCGCGAGGGGGCTGCACAGACCCCCAACCACCTGGGGGCCACGCTG CCCGTCGGCCAGACCTCTGGTGGGGAGTACGACCCGCGGAAGCAGCACGCTCCTGCCCAGG cagggagagagaaatacCCGGCTGCAGCAGGCGTGGCGGGCCGCACCGACCTGTTCGATGACCCGTCCTACGTCAACGTGCAGAACGTGGACAAGGCACGCCAGGCATCCGCTGCCGGCGCCCCCACAACGGCCAACGGCAGCGCCCAGCGGGACCTTTTCGACATGA AGCCCTTCGAGGACGCCCTGCGCGTGCCCCCCGCCGTGCCCGTGAGCCTGCCGCCGGCCCAGGTGGTGGCCTCCATGGAGGAGCAGCTGCGCCGGGAGCCCTGGTACCACGGGAAGATGAACCGCAAGGAGGCCGAGAAGCTGCTGAAGGTGAACGGAGACTTCCTGGTGCGGGAGAGCACCACCACCCCCGGCCAGTACGTGCTGACCGGCCTGCAGGGCGGGCAGCCCAAGCACCTGCTGCTCGTTGATCCTGAAGGAGTG GTGCGGACAAAAGACCATCGCTTCGAGAGCGTCAGCCACCTCATCAGCTACCACATGGACAATCACCTGCCCATCATCTCGGCTGGCAGCGAgatgtgcctgcagcagcctgtggaaaGGAGACTGTGA
- the SHC1 gene encoding SHC-transforming protein 1 isoform X6 translates to MDLLQKSKYSHLRNESVSSLEEAGGGGGAPASPVEPLAGTRSLPGSLSSSSLSPMLPLGELSSESEDSPTTLCSFFPKMANLKLSNPANLLSLRGSTAGSLKEAGSPGEPGPAATLAAAPGGAGGGPDSAGPVAVCSQDMNKLSCGKKTRVEGGQLGGDEWTRHGSFVNKPTRGWLHPDDKVMGPGVSYHVRYMGCVEVLQSMRALDFNTRTQVTREAIGLVCEAVPGAKGAVRRRKPCGRSLNSILGKSNLKFAGMPITLTISTSSLNLMASDCKQIIANHHMQSISFASGGDPDTAEYVAYVAKDPVNQRACHILECPEGLAQDVISTIGQAFELRFKQYLKNPPKLVTPHDRMAGFDGSAWDEEEEEPAPDHQYYNDFPGKEPPIGGVVDMRLREGAAQTPNHLGATLPVGQTSGGEYDPRKQHAPAQAGREKYPAAAGVAGRTDLFDDPSYVNVQNVDKARQASAAGAPTTANGSAQRDLFDMKPFEDALRVPPAVPVSLPPAQVVASMEEQLRREPWYHGKMNRKEAEKLLKVNGDFLVRESTTTPGQYVLTGLQGGQPKHLLLVDPEGVVRTKDHRFESVSHLISYHMDNHLPIISAGSEMCLQQPVERRL, encoded by the exons ATGGAtctgctgcagaagagcaaaTACAGCCACCTGCGGAATGAGTCCGTCTCCTCCCTGGAGgaggcggggggcggcgggggggcccCGGCCTCGCCGGTGGAGCCCCTCGCGGGCACGCGCTCCCTGCCCGGCTCCCTGTCGTCCTCCTCCCTCAGCCCCATGCTGCCTCTCGGGGAGCTCTCGTCCGAGTCGGAGGACAGCCCCACCACCCTCTGCTCCTTCTTCCCCAAAATGGCCAACCTGAAGCTCTCGAACCCCGCCAACCTGCTCAGCCTGCGGGGCTCCACGGCCGGCAGCCTCAAGGAGGCCGGGAGCCCGggggagcccggcccggccgccacGCTCGCAGCGGCACCGGGAGGAGCCGGCGGTGGCCCCGATTCAGCGGGCCCTGTCGCTGTGTGTTCCCAGGATATGAACAAGCTGAGCTGCGGGAAGAAGACGCGGGTGGAAGGCGGCCAGCTGGGCGGCGATGAATGGACGCGCCACGGCAGCTTTGTCAATAAGCCCACGCGCGGCTGGCTGCACCCGGACGACAAGGTCATGGGCCCGGGGGTCTCCTACCACGTCAGG TACATGGGCTGCGTGGAAGTCCTGCAGTCCATGAGGGCTTTGGATTTCAACACCAGGACCCAGGTCACCAG GGAGGCGATCGGCCTGGTGTGCGAGGCTGTGCCCGGTGCCAAGGGAGCCGTGCggaggaggaag ccctgcggcCGCTCCCTGAACTCCATCCTGGGGAAAAGCAACCTGAAGTTCGCCGGCATGCCCATCACCCTGACCATCTCCACCAGCAGCCTCAACCTCATGGCCTCCGACTGCAAGCAG ATCATTGCCAACCACCACATGCAGTCCATCTCCTTCGCTTCGGGGGGAGACCCG GACACCGCTGAGTACGTCGCCTACGTTGCCAAAGATCCCGTCAACCAGAGAG CCTGCCATATCCTGGAGTGCCCGGAGGGCTTGGCGCAGGACGTGATCAGCACCATCGGGCAGGCCTTCGAGCTGCGCTTCAAGCAGTACCTGAAGAACCCCCCGAAGCTGGTGACGCCCCACGACAG gaTGGCGGGGTTCGACGGCTCTGCctgggatgaggaggaggaggaaccaGCCCCAGACCACCAGTACTACAACGACTTCCCTGGCAAGGAGCCTCCCATCGGGGGGGTCGTGGACATGCGGCTGCGCGAGGGGGCTGCACAGACCCCCAACCACCTGGGGGCCACGCTG CCCGTCGGCCAGACCTCTGGTGGGGAGTACGACCCGCGGAAGCAGCACGCTCCTGCCCAGG cagggagagagaaatacCCGGCTGCAGCAGGCGTGGCGGGCCGCACCGACCTGTTCGATGACCCGTCCTACGTCAACGTGCAGAACGTGGACAAGGCACGCCAGGCATCCGCTGCCGGCGCCCCCACAACGGCCAACGGCAGCGCCCAGCGGGACCTTTTCGACATGA AGCCCTTCGAGGACGCCCTGCGCGTGCCCCCCGCCGTGCCCGTGAGCCTGCCGCCGGCCCAGGTGGTGGCCTCCATGGAGGAGCAGCTGCGCCGGGAGCCCTGGTACCACGGGAAGATGAACCGCAAGGAGGCCGAGAAGCTGCTGAAGGTGAACGGAGACTTCCTGGTGCGGGAGAGCACCACCACCCCCGGCCAGTACGTGCTGACCGGCCTGCAGGGCGGGCAGCCCAAGCACCTGCTGCTCGTTGATCCTGAAGGAGTG GTGCGGACAAAAGACCATCGCTTCGAGAGCGTCAGCCACCTCATCAGCTACCACATGGACAATCACCTGCCCATCATCTCGGCTGGCAGCGAgatgtgcctgcagcagcctgtggaaaGGAGACTGTGA
- the SHC1 gene encoding SHC-transforming protein 1 isoform X1, with translation MDLLQKSKYSHLRNESVSSLEEAGGGGGAPASPVEPLAGTRSLPGSLSSSSLSPMLPLGELSSESEDSPTTLCSFFPKMANLKLSNPANLLSLRGSTAGSLKEAGSPGEPGPAATLAAAPGGAGGGPDSAGPVAVCSQDMNKLSCGKKTRVEGGQLGGDEWTRHGSFVNKPTRGWLHPDDKVMGPGVSYHVRYMGCVEVLQSMRALDFNTRTQVTREAIGLVCEAVPGAKGAVRRRKPCGRSLNSILGKSNLKFAGMPITLTISTSSLNLMASDCKQIIANHHMQSISFASGGDPDTAEYVAYVAKDPVNQRACHILECPEGLAQDVISTIGQAFELRFKQYLKNPPKLVTPHDRMAGFDGSAWDEEEEEPAPDHQYYNDFPGKEPPIGGVVDMRLREGAAQTPNHLGATLPVGQTSGGEYDPRKQHAPAQGREKYPAAAGVAGRTDLFDDPSYVNVQNVDKARQASAAGAPTTANGSAQRDLFDMKPFEDALRVPPAVPVSLPPAQVVASMEEQLRREPWYHGKMNRKEAEKLLKVNGDFLVRESTTTPGQYVLTGLQGGQPKHLLLVDPEGVVRTKDHRFESVSHLISYHMDNHLPIISAGSEMCLQQPVERRL, from the exons ATGGAtctgctgcagaagagcaaaTACAGCCACCTGCGGAATGAGTCCGTCTCCTCCCTGGAGgaggcggggggcggcgggggggcccCGGCCTCGCCGGTGGAGCCCCTCGCGGGCACGCGCTCCCTGCCCGGCTCCCTGTCGTCCTCCTCCCTCAGCCCCATGCTGCCTCTCGGGGAGCTCTCGTCCGAGTCGGAGGACAGCCCCACCACCCTCTGCTCCTTCTTCCCCAAAATGGCCAACCTGAAGCTCTCGAACCCCGCCAACCTGCTCAGCCTGCGGGGCTCCACGGCCGGCAGCCTCAAGGAGGCCGGGAGCCCGggggagcccggcccggccgccacGCTCGCAGCGGCACCGGGAGGAGCCGGCGGTGGCCCCGATTCAGCGGGCCCTGTCGCTGTGTGTTCCCAGGATATGAACAAGCTGAGCTGCGGGAAGAAGACGCGGGTGGAAGGCGGCCAGCTGGGCGGCGATGAATGGACGCGCCACGGCAGCTTTGTCAATAAGCCCACGCGCGGCTGGCTGCACCCGGACGACAAGGTCATGGGCCCGGGGGTCTCCTACCACGTCAGG TACATGGGCTGCGTGGAAGTCCTGCAGTCCATGAGGGCTTTGGATTTCAACACCAGGACCCAGGTCACCAG GGAGGCGATCGGCCTGGTGTGCGAGGCTGTGCCCGGTGCCAAGGGAGCCGTGCggaggaggaag ccctgcggcCGCTCCCTGAACTCCATCCTGGGGAAAAGCAACCTGAAGTTCGCCGGCATGCCCATCACCCTGACCATCTCCACCAGCAGCCTCAACCTCATGGCCTCCGACTGCAAGCAG ATCATTGCCAACCACCACATGCAGTCCATCTCCTTCGCTTCGGGGGGAGACCCG GACACCGCTGAGTACGTCGCCTACGTTGCCAAAGATCCCGTCAACCAGAGAG CCTGCCATATCCTGGAGTGCCCGGAGGGCTTGGCGCAGGACGTGATCAGCACCATCGGGCAGGCCTTCGAGCTGCGCTTCAAGCAGTACCTGAAGAACCCCCCGAAGCTGGTGACGCCCCACGACAG gaTGGCGGGGTTCGACGGCTCTGCctgggatgaggaggaggaggaaccaGCCCCAGACCACCAGTACTACAACGACTTCCCTGGCAAGGAGCCTCCCATCGGGGGGGTCGTGGACATGCGGCTGCGCGAGGGGGCTGCACAGACCCCCAACCACCTGGGGGCCACGCTG CCCGTCGGCCAGACCTCTGGTGGGGAGTACGACCCGCGGAAGCAGCACGCTCCTGCCCAGG ggagagagaaatacCCGGCTGCAGCAGGCGTGGCGGGCCGCACCGACCTGTTCGATGACCCGTCCTACGTCAACGTGCAGAACGTGGACAAGGCACGCCAGGCATCCGCTGCCGGCGCCCCCACAACGGCCAACGGCAGCGCCCAGCGGGACCTTTTCGACATGA AGCCCTTCGAGGACGCCCTGCGCGTGCCCCCCGCCGTGCCCGTGAGCCTGCCGCCGGCCCAGGTGGTGGCCTCCATGGAGGAGCAGCTGCGCCGGGAGCCCTGGTACCACGGGAAGATGAACCGCAAGGAGGCCGAGAAGCTGCTGAAGGTGAACGGAGACTTCCTGGTGCGGGAGAGCACCACCACCCCCGGCCAGTACGTGCTGACCGGCCTGCAGGGCGGGCAGCCCAAGCACCTGCTGCTCGTTGATCCTGAAGGAGTG GTGCGGACAAAAGACCATCGCTTCGAGAGCGTCAGCCACCTCATCAGCTACCACATGGACAATCACCTGCCCATCATCTCGGCTGGCAGCGAgatgtgcctgcagcagcctgtggaaaGGAGACTGTGA
- the SHC1 gene encoding SHC-transforming protein 1 isoform X5: protein MNKLSCGKKTRVEGGQLGGDEWTRHGSFVNKPTRGWLHPDDKVMGPGVSYHVRYMGCVEVLQSMRALDFNTRTQVTREAIGLVCEAVPGAKGAVRRRKPCGRSLNSILGKSNLKFAGMPITLTISTSSLNLMASDCKQIIANHHMQSISFASGGDPDTAEYVAYVAKDPVNQRACHILECPEGLAQDVISTIGQAFELRFKQYLKNPPKLVTPHDRMAGFDGSAWDEEEEEPAPDHQYYNDFPGKEPPIGGVVDMRLREGAAQTPNHLGATLPVGQTSGGEYDPRKQHAPAQAGREKYPAAAGVAGRTDLFDDPSYVNVQNVDKARQASAAGAPTTANGSAQRDLFDMKPFEDALRVPPAVPVSLPPAQVVASMEEQLRREPWYHGKMNRKEAEKLLKVNGDFLVRESTTTPGQYVLTGLQGGQPKHLLLVDPEGVVRTKDHRFESVSHLISYHMDNHLPIISAGSEMCLQQPVERRL, encoded by the exons ATGAACAAGCTGAGCTGCGGGAAGAAGACGCGGGTGGAAGGCGGCCAGCTGGGCGGCGATGAATGGACGCGCCACGGCAGCTTTGTCAATAAGCCCACGCGCGGCTGGCTGCACCCGGACGACAAGGTCATGGGCCCGGGGGTCTCCTACCACGTCAGG TACATGGGCTGCGTGGAAGTCCTGCAGTCCATGAGGGCTTTGGATTTCAACACCAGGACCCAGGTCACCAG GGAGGCGATCGGCCTGGTGTGCGAGGCTGTGCCCGGTGCCAAGGGAGCCGTGCggaggaggaag ccctgcggcCGCTCCCTGAACTCCATCCTGGGGAAAAGCAACCTGAAGTTCGCCGGCATGCCCATCACCCTGACCATCTCCACCAGCAGCCTCAACCTCATGGCCTCCGACTGCAAGCAG ATCATTGCCAACCACCACATGCAGTCCATCTCCTTCGCTTCGGGGGGAGACCCG GACACCGCTGAGTACGTCGCCTACGTTGCCAAAGATCCCGTCAACCAGAGAG CCTGCCATATCCTGGAGTGCCCGGAGGGCTTGGCGCAGGACGTGATCAGCACCATCGGGCAGGCCTTCGAGCTGCGCTTCAAGCAGTACCTGAAGAACCCCCCGAAGCTGGTGACGCCCCACGACAG gaTGGCGGGGTTCGACGGCTCTGCctgggatgaggaggaggaggaaccaGCCCCAGACCACCAGTACTACAACGACTTCCCTGGCAAGGAGCCTCCCATCGGGGGGGTCGTGGACATGCGGCTGCGCGAGGGGGCTGCACAGACCCCCAACCACCTGGGGGCCACGCTG CCCGTCGGCCAGACCTCTGGTGGGGAGTACGACCCGCGGAAGCAGCACGCTCCTGCCCAGG cagggagagagaaatacCCGGCTGCAGCAGGCGTGGCGGGCCGCACCGACCTGTTCGATGACCCGTCCTACGTCAACGTGCAGAACGTGGACAAGGCACGCCAGGCATCCGCTGCCGGCGCCCCCACAACGGCCAACGGCAGCGCCCAGCGGGACCTTTTCGACATGA AGCCCTTCGAGGACGCCCTGCGCGTGCCCCCCGCCGTGCCCGTGAGCCTGCCGCCGGCCCAGGTGGTGGCCTCCATGGAGGAGCAGCTGCGCCGGGAGCCCTGGTACCACGGGAAGATGAACCGCAAGGAGGCCGAGAAGCTGCTGAAGGTGAACGGAGACTTCCTGGTGCGGGAGAGCACCACCACCCCCGGCCAGTACGTGCTGACCGGCCTGCAGGGCGGGCAGCCCAAGCACCTGCTGCTCGTTGATCCTGAAGGAGTG GTGCGGACAAAAGACCATCGCTTCGAGAGCGTCAGCCACCTCATCAGCTACCACATGGACAATCACCTGCCCATCATCTCGGCTGGCAGCGAgatgtgcctgcagcagcctgtggaaaGGAGACTGTGA